The proteins below are encoded in one region of Macaca nemestrina isolate mMacNem1 chromosome 10, mMacNem.hap1, whole genome shotgun sequence:
- the LOC105495075 gene encoding replication factor C subunit 5 isoform X1 has translation METSALKQQELPAAAKIRNLPWVEKYRPQTLNDLISHQDILSTIQKFISEDRLPHLLLYGPPGTGKTSTILACAKQLYKDKEFGSMVLELNASDDRGIDIVRGPILSFASTRTIFKKGFKLVILDEADAMTQDAQNALRRVIEKFTENTRFCLICNYLSKIIPALQSRCTRFRFGPLTPELMVPRLEHVVEEEKVDISEDGMKALVTLSSGDMRRALNILQSTNMAFGKVTEETVYTCTGHPLKSDIANILDWMLNQDFTTAYRNITELKTLKGLALHDILTEIHLFVHRVDFPSSVRIHLLTKMADIEYRLSVGTNEKIQLSSLIAAFQVTRDLIVAEA, from the exons ATGGAGACCTCAGCGCTCAAGCAGCAGGAGCTGCCCGCGGCGGCCAAGATCAGGAACCTGCCCTG GGTTGAAAAATATCGGCCACAGACCCTGAATGATCTCATTTCTCATCAGGACATTCTGAGTACCA TTCAGAAGTTTATCAGTGAAGACCGACTGCCACACTTGCTTCTCTATGGTCCCCCAGGGACAGGCAAGACATCTACCATCCTAGCCTGTGCGAAACAGCTGTATAAAGACAAAGAATTTGGCTCCATGGTCTTGGAG CTGAACGCTTCAGATGACCGAGGAATAGACATCGTTCGAGGACCAATCCTGAGCTTTGCTAGCACAAGGACAATATTTAA GAAAGGCTTTAAGCTAGTGATCTTGGATGAAGCAGACGCCATGACTCAGGACGCCCAGAATGCCTTGAGAAGAG TAATCGAGAAATTCACAGAGAATACCAGATTCTGCCTCATCTGTAACTATCTGTCAAAGATCATCCCTGCCTTGCAGTCCCGCTGCACGAGGTTTCGGTTCGGTCCCCTGACTCCTGAACTCATGGTTCCCCGCCTGGAACATGTCGTGGAAGAAGAGAA AGTTGATATAAGTGAAGATGGAATGAAAGCACTAGTCACTCTTTCCAGCGGAGACATGCGCAGGGCTCTGAACATTTTGCAG AGCACCAATATGGCCTTTGGGAAGGTGACAGAGGAGACTGTCTACACCTGCACCGGGCACCCGCTCAAGTCAGATATCGCCAACATCCTGGACTGGATGTTGAATCAAGATTTCACCACAGCCTACAGAA ATATTACAGAGTTGAAAACTCTGAAGGGGTTGGCACTGCATGATATCCTGACAGAGATACACTTGTTTGTGCATAGAG TTGACTTTCCGTCTTCAGTTCGAATACATTTATTGACCAAAATGGCAGACATTGA GTACAGGCTTTCTGTTGGCACCAATGAGAAGATCCAGCTGAGCTCCCTCATTGCTGCATTTCAAGTCACCAGAGACCTGATTGTTGCAGAGGCCTAG
- the LOC105495075 gene encoding replication factor C subunit 5 isoform X2: METSALKQQELPAAAKIRNLPWVEKYRPQTLNDLISHQDILSTIQKFISEDRLPHLLLYGPPGTGKTSTILACAKQLYKDKEFGSMVLELNASDDRGIDIVRGPILSFASTRTIFKKGFKLVILDEADAMTQDAQNALRRVIEKFTENTRFCLICNYLSKIIPALQSRCTRFRFGPLTPELMVPRLEHVVEEEKVDISEDGMKALVTLSSGDMRRALNILQSTNMAFGKVTEETVYTCTGHPLKSDIANILDWMLNQDFTTAYRNITELKTLKGLALHDILTEIHLFVHRGTGFLLAPMRRSS, encoded by the exons ATGGAGACCTCAGCGCTCAAGCAGCAGGAGCTGCCCGCGGCGGCCAAGATCAGGAACCTGCCCTG GGTTGAAAAATATCGGCCACAGACCCTGAATGATCTCATTTCTCATCAGGACATTCTGAGTACCA TTCAGAAGTTTATCAGTGAAGACCGACTGCCACACTTGCTTCTCTATGGTCCCCCAGGGACAGGCAAGACATCTACCATCCTAGCCTGTGCGAAACAGCTGTATAAAGACAAAGAATTTGGCTCCATGGTCTTGGAG CTGAACGCTTCAGATGACCGAGGAATAGACATCGTTCGAGGACCAATCCTGAGCTTTGCTAGCACAAGGACAATATTTAA GAAAGGCTTTAAGCTAGTGATCTTGGATGAAGCAGACGCCATGACTCAGGACGCCCAGAATGCCTTGAGAAGAG TAATCGAGAAATTCACAGAGAATACCAGATTCTGCCTCATCTGTAACTATCTGTCAAAGATCATCCCTGCCTTGCAGTCCCGCTGCACGAGGTTTCGGTTCGGTCCCCTGACTCCTGAACTCATGGTTCCCCGCCTGGAACATGTCGTGGAAGAAGAGAA AGTTGATATAAGTGAAGATGGAATGAAAGCACTAGTCACTCTTTCCAGCGGAGACATGCGCAGGGCTCTGAACATTTTGCAG AGCACCAATATGGCCTTTGGGAAGGTGACAGAGGAGACTGTCTACACCTGCACCGGGCACCCGCTCAAGTCAGATATCGCCAACATCCTGGACTGGATGTTGAATCAAGATTTCACCACAGCCTACAGAA ATATTACAGAGTTGAAAACTCTGAAGGGGTTGGCACTGCATGATATCCTGACAGAGATACACTTGTTTGTGCATAGAG GTACAGGCTTTCTGTTGGCACCAATGAGAAGATCCAGCTGA